Part of the Bacillus andreraoultii genome is shown below.
GTGGTTCATTAAGTTAAAGCCGTCAATTACGACAATTTGAACGTCGGGATTTTGTTCAAGGTCTGCTTCGATTACGTCCAAGGATAAACCGTTCGGTAGGTCTTCCATAGTTTTAATTAATAGTTTCGGTCTTTCTTCGTCGGTCAAATCGTACTGCTTCAAATACTCGTAATATTCTTCTTCGTTTTCCAATTCTCCGCGACGAAGCAAAGCGTTATTAAAATGACCGTCCAACGTTTCAAATCGGCTTTGTTGTTGCTTTTGTGATAATTCGGGCGAATAGTAGATTACGCTTTTGTTTTGCGTCTTCCAAACGTAAAGCCCGATATGAGAAGATAACCAAGATTTCCCGCGGTTGGTATACGCCATAATCAACAAATAATCGCCGATTTCGCATTGTAAACCGCCGTAAGGAAGGTCGACGTATTGTTCCGAATGTTTTTCTTTTGATTCTTCATATCGTTTACGTCGTTCTTGTCCGTTAGTTGCAAAGTCGACGCCTTGCGAAAAATCAGTAGACGTTTCGCGTTCGATTCTAGTAAACTCGTTCTTTATCCAAGAAACGAATTCGTCACCGCTTAACGATTTGAATTTATCCTTCGCCTTGGTTGCAATTAATTCGAAAGAACGGCGTTTTGCCGCTGATTGTTTTAATCTAGTAACTAACCCTTTGAATGGTTCTTGAACGCCTGCCATATAGTCGAAATCGGGAAATTCTGCCGCTACGGTTTCAATGTCGGGACAAGAACCGAACTTTTTTCGATAATCTACGATAAAGTCGAAAACGTCTCCATTACGTTCGAAATCTTCGGCTTTAACGCTATATTTTAATACCGAATGGACGTTGTTTTCGTCCAACATTTTCGAAAGTAATTGTTCTTCAATCATTAGTTGAACCCCCTAACTTTTAGCTTTATAACGATTTCTTCCGATTATCTTTACCGTAAAACGGAACGCCAAGGGTCATTCCTTCGATTCGTGACGCTATTTGTTCGCCAAGAATTCCAGCGATTTTATCTAATGGAACGTTTGACGTAAAAATCGTTGACCGCTCGTTTGTATCTCTTTCGTCAATAATTTCGTATATTTCGTTCTGTAACGCTTCGGTTGTTCCACGAAGCCCTATATCGTCCAAAACAAGTAAATCGCATTTCATCATTTTTCGTTTTAACGCTTGGTATTTATCGCCGTTTTCCGCTTGCGAATCGTTTGACCCGCGGAACTGCGAATTATAGATATTTTGGAATTTCGCCATTTTCATAAAGAAGGCGGGAACTTCGTCAATCTTTCGTTCCCTCTTTGCTTCAAGAATCGTTCTTTCTCGCAAGTATTCTAGTAAAATTGCGATTGCTGACGTTGTTTTACCATTCCCAACGCCTTTCGGATTCTCTTTCGAAGGAACGCCGTACAAATATAAGCCAACGCCTTCGTCAACTTTTTCAACGACCTTTTGTCCGTATCGTTGAATGATTGCGAAGGCTTTCGGATTTTCTTCTTTTATCGGTAATCTTTCAAGCGTTGAATTACGATATTTCTTCGGGATATTGGCGACGGCAAGTAAACCACCGTCCCCGTTTTCCCCGTGTAATCGTGTATATGGAAAGCATAAAGTGTGACAATATAACGGATTTCCCGCTTTCGAACAATATTTCGCAAGTAAGCAAGTATCTTCTAACGTCATAAATTGAACCCCCTTCGAATTGTTCGACTAAAACCGATTAATGAACGAAGAATGAATCATATTGCGGATAGATACCATTACGGAATTTGATTTCTTCCATTGTTACGCCTTGTTCGAATGGTGTAGGTAAACCGAAATAGTGGTAGTTATGCTCGATTGTTGCTTTAACAAATTCGTCTTTCACTTGAACGCCTTCTTCTCCGATTTCGTCGTTTGGTTTGAAAATTACTTCCGCAACCTCAAAAGCATATTTTTCGGTTTCTTGAACGATTGCGACCTTTTCGGATAATGATTGGGCGTTTTCGATTCGATTGAAAATATCGCCTTTCTCCATTCTTTCAACAAGTTCTTTTCCTGCAACTGCGGTAATGATTAAAGATAACATTTGATTTTCCCCCTTAGATTTTTAGATTTGATTTTCGATTCACCGTAAGATGTTGTAAGATTTTCCGACGTTGTGACGGCGAACTTAAATTTTTTTTGAAGATAACCTTCGAAGAAATATGTTGGAAGGAAAATCGGTTTTGTGACGACAAAATAAAAAGCGACGAAATTAATCGCCGCTTAAATTTCATTTAACAATCTTTCGAATTGGTCGTCGTCCATTTCGTAACGTTCCGAAGCCGCTTCGATTGCTTCCGCTTCTTTTTGACGTTCCTTGATTATCGCCAAGGCTTCGTTTGGAAGCCAAGAACAAAGTTGACCAATCGAAGGTCTTGGGAATCTTGCGTTAGCCCAACGATTGTCGTATTCTTCGAAGACAATATCAATAATGGATTTGATTTCGTTATCTGTAAAATTCGCCATAAGTTTATTTTTAATCATTGAACAATCTCTAGCCCAATTTGCTTGATATACGACGTTATATTTCTTGAAATATTTGTCGCGAAAGTATTGTAATACTTCTTTGGAATTACTAAATAATTTATTATGGTTATTCTTCTTATACTGGTTATTCTTAGATACTGGATATTCTTCTTGTAACGTTGGCGTTACATTGTGTTCGACCTTCTGCGTTACAACGTTATCGCTTTTTGTTACTTTCCCAAATGAGAATCCCGATTTCGGCGACAATTTATAAAGATTTCGAATCCCACTTGACGTTTTTACTTGTTGAACGACTAAAATCGGTTCGCCGTCTATCGTTGTTTTCCGAAGCTGACGAATAGTTTCGTTGACCGTTTTCCGTGAATAACCGACCAATTCCGCGATTGTATCTTGACTTGGATATGATTCGCCGTTAGCGTCTGAATAAGCGGCTATTGTCGCCAAGATTGCGAAATGTTTAACCCCGCCAACCTTCGTAATCAATCCGTCCTTAATCGCTTTTGAATCTAAACGTGCAAAAATATCCATAGAAATTCCCCCTTCGAATGTTGTAAAAACGTCACAAACGACGGGGATTTTACGACATTTATATATGAATCCCCTTCGACGATTCGTTTCGTTTGTGCGTTCCGTTCGGGAACTTGAACCCCGTTCCCGTTCGGTACATTGTAATATGTAGGTTACAACCTTCGAATTGTGACGCTATGGTTAAATTTTCTTCAAATAAAAAAGACGGACAATCCGATTTGGACGTCCGCCTTTTGATTTCTTATTATTTACTTGTCTACGGTGTGCTTCATCAACTATAAGGTTACGATTACTATTATTATTCATCTTTCCAAATTCTTAATAACGCGTCATATGCTTCTCTTTCTTCTTTCGATAGTCTATCTGCTCGGTCTTCAATAAGTTCTTGTAATAGCTTTGCCCCATCTACATTTAATACTGTTGACAACGCTTTAAAGCGATTTGATACATAAGGCTCAACGCGAATCGAAAACGGCTTCTTTGCCATATCAACTCTTCCTTTCCAATTAAAACTTGCTTCAACTATATTATAGCAAAAAATATAAAAATGTAAACAAGTAAACGCCCGAAAGTTTTTTAATCGGGCGTAAATCGTTATAAATTATTCAAGATTGCCGTTTTTCTTTCCGATTTGTGCTACGTCGAATAGACCGCTTGCGGCAAGACCCATAGCGATTCCGACGAAGATTTGCATTTTTAAATCGCCTTCAACGTAGAACAATCCCGCTACAATACCCAAAATTAACGATACAATCGGCATAAATTTCGAAGGTAAATAACGTTTGATTATTTCAGTTAAACCGACAATTATCGCTACAATGACCGCATAATCAATCATTTTTCTTCGCCCCCTTTATCTTCTTTTCGTAATTTCAATTCGTCTTTAATATCGTCGACGTCATACGATAATCGTTCGACCGCTGTCGCAAGCCTTTCGTAAGCCCGCGTAATATCGTTTATGAAAGTCGTCAACATATTTTCACGTTCACGACTTTCTTTACGAAGCTCGTTGTATTCTTCGCGTAAACGGTCTTCCCTTTCCTTTGCGTTGTTTTCTTGTCGACGTGATTCCTTTAGCGTATAAATAAATAGCGTAATATAAAGAACCGCCCAAAGCCCTTGTTTGGCGGCTTCGGCAAGTAACGATTGACTTGCGAAAACGTCCAACGCTTTCACCCCCTTTATGATTTCGGAACAACGTCGGGAATCATTTCCCAAACTTTCGGGTCTTCTTGACCCATAGCCCAAAGACCGATTCCTTTCGCCCCGTATTTGTCGACCGCCAAGTTCATAACCTCGATAATAGACCAAGCGTCACCCGCCCAAATTATCGACATTCCTTCGCGGTCGCCGATAAGCAATTCACCGAACCAAACGCCCGCGTCGACTAGCTTCAACGTTACTTCTTTTTCGCCTTGCCAAGAATTCCATTCTAAAACGGTCATTTCGTAGTCAAGCGAAACTGAAGAACTATCTTCTTCGAACGGATATTGTACGGAATCCCTCGTTACGGTTTCGTCAAGACCCGAATAAATCAAGTAACCGAATTCGTCGAAGTAATAACCCGTTCTATTGATTCGACCGAATTCTTTTGTTGTCCCGTCGACCGTGATTTCGAATTTTTCCATTGTTTCCCAACGGTCAAGCGTTCCGATTCCTAAATGATAGACGTATAATTCGGCGTTATTTGCATATACACCGCAAGCCCCACTTGTTCTTGCCAGCGTAACGTTTCCGTTACCAATATCGACCGAACCGTCGTGAGTTACAGGGTTTCCTTCGGCTTCAACAAATGCCCGAACGCCATTAATTTCGAAACGCCCTACGCCGTTATACAATAATGCTCGGAAGGTTATCGTATCGCCTTCGCTGATATTTCCAAGTGGTTGCGAAGCGATTACTTTCGTTTGTCCCGTTGAATAGTCTTCGTAGACAAGTTCGCGGACTTTATCGGGTAGATTAACGCGGAAGATATAACCGTCGCCAACCGTTCCTTGACTTTGTGCATAGAAACGGATTCCAACAACTGACCCGCGTACAAGTTTAATTCGGGCTTCAACTGATAAGTTTACTGACCATTGTTTTGACAAGACGCATTGACCCGAATTTGTTGAATTGTAATACATAGCAATTCTTCCCGTTCCGTCGTCCTTCGAAATCCATTCGCCTTGTGAATAACCAACGGGTTTTGGCTCGGAATAACATTTATAAACGGGCTGACCGTTAGAATCTGTCCCGACTTGTTCTAGGTGAGTTCCGCCGCCCTCGATTTTATATTCGGGATTGATTGGGCGGTAGTAAGTTGTTCCCGCGATATTCGACCCAAGTAAATAAGTTCGAAATTCGTCGTCCCAAAGAATCGCGGGTCTTGCGTCACGGCGAAGCATTTTCGCAACAATAGCGAATTTGGCGGGAATTGGTAGGTCGTTCCCTTGTTTATCTTTGAACGGCGTAATATTCGTTTTGAATTTCATTTCGCCGCCGCTGAAATTTTGGTCGAAGCCTTCGCAAACAATGAATCCGTAAATTGGTGTTCTATCGTCGGAAAGTTCACCGTGAACCGAAATTGTGTTTGTTCCCGAATTGAAACTAAACGTTCCACAATCGAAAAAGTGCGAACCCTTTAAGATAAACGGATACCATTCGGGAATTGAATCGCCGCCAACTGTAAATTGTTGGCTTCCGTTTACATAGCCGCCAAGTTTCGCTTCGGAATACCACGAAAAGTTAGTTACGGCAATAAGACGATAAGTCCCCGCGGTTGGAATATTAACGCTGTAATTGATTCGACCGTTTTGTTCATTTTCAAGTTCACAAACTGCCCCGATAACGTTTCCTAGTTCGTCATAGATATTCTTTTCAACGTATGACAAACTTAACGTATAATAGCCGTTGAAATCGTAATCTTGACCGTCAACGGTTTTTGTTGCGATTGGTTGACGTGATTCTTGCAACGGGTAGGCTTTTCCGCTTACACTTGACGGACTTGTTGCGATTGCTTTTACGCCCGTCCAAATAGGGTGTTGGTCTTTGAAGAAAGACGTTCCGTAATCTAAACGGTTATAAGTTCCGATTGTAACGCTTTTCTGTCCGCCGTCTTGTTCTTTTATTTGGGCGTATTTCGGAACGAATCGGTCGTAAACGTGAGGGTACATAACTTCGTTTTTCGATTCTTCGTCTTGGAACGACGTTTGATAGATATAAGGCTGATTGTGATAAACGTAAATTCTATCGCCCGTTGTTGCGTCTGTTTCCGTGTGATAATGTTTATATTTACCGTTTTGCCAACCTAGTAATTGGTGATAGGTTACGTTTGTTCCTCGCTTAACAACGCTTTGGTCGTGAATTCCCCAACGGTGTCCGTAACCAGCCGCCCCGAAAAATACTTTATCAATCGTAAATTTCGCGTTTGGGTTGTATTTCGGGTCGAAACATTCCCTACACCATTCGGCAACGTTTTCGAACCACCATATCGGCGTAGAAGCCCCTGGGCTTGAACCCGCCCAAGCAAAGTCGTAGGTCATTATTTGCATTTCGTCAAGTAACGGATTTCCGTTTTTGTCCGTTGTTTCCGCGAATAGTTTGTAATTATGGAAACGGTAATAGTAAGGCGTATTATTGCCCCACATAGCGTAGGCGTTAGTTCGCAAACGTAAGCCCCTCGGAATACAAACTTCGTTCTTTACCCGTTTCAATAGATTAATATACTTTACGTCGTAACCTTGCGAATAAGGGTCGGCGGTCATACTTGCTTCGACGTCCATTTCGATTCCGTCTAGTGGTATCGGCTCGTTGGTGTAACGGCTTGTTTTATACAAGTCTACTAATTTTCCAAGTTCGTAAATAAATTGGTCTTGCGGCGTTCTTCCTTCGGCATTTAACGTTGTATCGTCAAGGAATGGTTTGACGGTAGACCAACCGAAGACAATCATTTGGAAGAACCATTTGATATGACGATAATTCAACATATCTTCTTCGATTGTTGAACTGAATCGTGTTCCCGTATGGTTGCCGTTCGCGTCGAAATAATCTACGTTGGTTGCATAATTATAGATTTTCCCCGTTGGACGAACGCCGAATTCGTGAAGACCAATCGAATAAATTTTGTGATTGTATTTTTCAATATCATTACGATAGTTCGGACTAGAATCAATATGACTCCAAGTTATGATTCTTCGATTGTCTTTCGTCATAACCATACCCCCTTAAATATACGAACGACCATACGTCCATTGATAGAATGATACCGTTCCGTGAAATCCAATTCCCGCGTCTTCCAAGTATTTAAAAGTCTTGTCAATCGGGTAATAGTAACCGTTAGAATCTTGGTCATACGTCGTAATTGTTCGTTCCCTTTGCTTGTAAAATTCAATCCGAATAGCAACCGTTCCCTTTGGTGCAAGTAAGAATTTCTTTCGGTCAATCGGGAAATTCGTTCCGTTTACATTAATCGAATCTTCGCCAACGATTCTGACTTCTTGACCGTTTACCGTTGCTGTTCTTGTTGTTGCGTGGATTTTGATTTCGCTTCCCGCCTTGTTACCGTCAACGAAGAATTCCCGCGTATATCTACGGTGTAAAGGGTGTTCGTCCAATAGCGGCTTAACAATATTTTCCCAATTATTAATTTCGATTTTTCTTCGTTCGCCTTCGCCGTATCGGATAACTTCTTCATATTTCTGTTTTATTTCTTGGTAGATTCCGCCTTCTTGCTTATACCATTGTTCTTCTTCTGGCAACCATACGCCCGCGTTCGTTGAAACACGAAGCAAGTCGTAATCTTCTTTTGGATATAACGTTAAATCAAGACCCGTCGGAAGAATTGGAACGTCCCAATCTTCGGGAAAATAGTTCGGAACAACAATAACTCGGTGTCCGCGACCTAGAACGTTATACCAACGCTTTTGAACGTTTTGGTAAACTTGCGGCGGATAACCTTCGAATCGGTTCGGCGTTGCCGCTTCTTTGTTTTCGTCGTGATTCCAAGACAACCGTTTTAACATTTCTTTCGTGTTCGGTGTCCAACCCGACAAAGCGTTACCTGCTTGGAATTGTATATCGGTAAAATAGATAGGAACGCGGTCTACGCCATTTGTCGAAGATACCGCGTCCTTTGCTTCAACTTGGAAATCGACTTTCGAAACTTTACGTTCGGGGTCGGCTTCGAACGTTCCGTGAA
Proteins encoded:
- a CDS encoding helix-turn-helix domain-containing protein translates to MDIFARLDSKAIKDGLITKVGGVKHFAILATIAAYSDANGESYPSQDTIAELVGYSRKTVNETIRQLRKTTIDGEPILVVQQVKTSSGIRNLYKLSPKSGFSFGKVTKSDNVVTQKVEHNVTPTLQEEYPVSKNNQYKKNNHNKLFSNSKEVLQYFRDKYFKKYNVVYQANWARDCSMIKNKLMANFTDNEIKSIIDIVFEEYDNRWANARFPRPSIGQLCSWLPNEALAIIKERQKEAEAIEAASERYEMDDDQFERLLNEI
- a CDS encoding BhlA/UviB family holin-like peptide → MDVFASQSLLAEAAKQGLWAVLYITLFIYTLKESRRQENNAKEREDRLREEYNELRKESRERENMLTTFINDITRAYERLATAVERLSYDVDDIKDELKLRKEDKGGEEK
- a CDS encoding DnaB-like helicase C-terminal domain-containing protein — translated: MIEEQLLSKMLDENNVHSVLKYSVKAEDFERNGDVFDFIVDYRKKFGSCPDIETVAAEFPDFDYMAGVQEPFKGLVTRLKQSAAKRRSFELIATKAKDKFKSLSGDEFVSWIKNEFTRIERETSTDFSQGVDFATNGQERRKRYEESKEKHSEQYVDLPYGGLQCEIGDYLLIMAYTNRGKSWLSSHIGLYVWKTQNKSVIYYSPELSQKQQQSRFETLDGHFNNALLRRGELENEEEYYEYLKQYDLTDEERPKLLIKTMEDLPNGLSLDVIEADLEQNPDVQIVVIDGFNLMNHGKMNDRNSMTTTSRRLRQLFARHNVLGVVTHQVNTQAEKENKEMDEETGARIVKAPPIESYSESVALIQDPAMVLTFDQNDGIGQLLVAKAREPIVGKTIDLLCNFNLGYIEEPQLTDFF
- a CDS encoding ATP-binding protein; its protein translation is MTLEDTCLLAKYCSKAGNPLYCHTLCFPYTRLHGENGDGGLLAVANIPKKYRNSTLERLPIKEENPKAFAIIQRYGQKVVEKVDEGVGLYLYGVPSKENPKGVGNGKTTSAIAILLEYLRERTILEAKRERKIDEVPAFFMKMAKFQNIYNSQFRGSNDSQAENGDKYQALKRKMMKCDLLVLDDIGLRGTTEALQNEIYEIIDERDTNERSTIFTSNVPLDKIAGILGEQIASRIEGMTLGVPFYGKDNRKKSL
- a CDS encoding glycoside hydrolase family 18 protein, producing MTKDNRRIITWSHIDSSPNYRNDIEKYNHKIYSIGLHEFGVRPTGKIYNYATNVDYFDANGNHTGTRFSSTIEEDMLNYRHIKWFFQMIVFGWSTVKPFLDDTTLNAEGRTPQDQFIYELGKLVDLYKTSRYTNEPIPLDGIEMDVEASMTADPYSQGYDVKYINLLKRVKNEVCIPRGLRLRTNAYAMWGNNTPYYYRFHNYKLFAETTDKNGNPLLDEMQIMTYDFAWAGSSPGASTPIWWFENVAEWCRECFDPKYNPNAKFTIDKVFFGAAGYGHRWGIHDQSVVKRGTNVTYHQLLGWQNGKYKHYHTETDATTGDRIYVYHNQPYIYQTSFQDEESKNEVMYPHVYDRFVPKYAQIKEQDGGQKSVTIGTYNRLDYGTSFFKDQHPIWTGVKAIATSPSSVSGKAYPLQESRQPIATKTVDGQDYDFNGYYTLSLSYVEKNIYDELGNVIGAVCELENEQNGRINYSVNIPTAGTYRLIAVTNFSWYSEAKLGGYVNGSQQFTVGGDSIPEWYPFILKGSHFFDCGTFSFNSGTNTISVHGELSDDRTPIYGFIVCEGFDQNFSGGEMKFKTNITPFKDKQGNDLPIPAKFAIVAKMLRRDARPAILWDDEFRTYLLGSNIAGTTYYRPINPEYKIEGGGTHLEQVGTDSNGQPVYKCYSEPKPVGYSQGEWISKDDGTGRIAMYYNSTNSGQCVLSKQWSVNLSVEARIKLVRGSVVGIRFYAQSQGTVGDGYIFRVNLPDKVRELVYEDYSTGQTKVIASQPLGNISEGDTITFRALLYNGVGRFEINGVRAFVEAEGNPVTHDGSVDIGNGNVTLARTSGACGVYANNAELYVYHLGIGTLDRWETMEKFEITVDGTTKEFGRINRTGYYFDEFGYLIYSGLDETVTRDSVQYPFEEDSSSVSLDYEMTVLEWNSWQGEKEVTLKLVDAGVWFGELLIGDREGMSIIWAGDAWSIIEVMNLAVDKYGAKGIGLWAMGQEDPKVWEMIPDVVPKS